One part of the Vicia villosa cultivar HV-30 ecotype Madison, WI linkage group LG6, Vvil1.0, whole genome shotgun sequence genome encodes these proteins:
- the LOC131609551 gene encoding shaggy-related protein kinase alpha-like: MNMMRRLKSIASGRTSISSDPGGDSTTKRAKFDQGFEGKENEETNRVEGGGNNQDKYVDATQEDASSKCNTTVSAASKTEKSGVDQLPKELHEMKIKDDKSKTNKEKDMEATIVNGNGTETGQIITTSIGGRDGQPKRTISYMAERVVGTGSFGVVYQAKCVETGEAVAIKKVLQDKRYKNRELQVMRMLEHTNVLKLKHCFYSTAEKEEVYLNLVLEYVPETVYRVSKHYVRMHQHMPILYVQLYTYQICRGLNYMHHVVGVCHRDIKPQNLLVNPTSHQLKICDFGSAKMLMPGEPNISYICSRYYRAPELIFGATEYTTAIDVWSAGCVLAELLLGQPLFPGESGVDQLVEIIKILGTPTREEIKCMNPNYTEFKFPQIKAHPWHKIFHKSMPSEAVDLVSRMLQYSPNLRCTALDACAHSFFDDLRDPNVRLPNGQELPPLFDFTAQELAGAPDELRRRLIPEHARS; the protein is encoded by the exons ATGAATATGATGAGAAGGTTGAAGAGCATTGCTTCTGGCAGAACCTCTATTTCATCAGATCCT GGTGGAGATTCTACCACAAAAAGAGCCAAGTTTGATCAAGGGTTCGAAGGAAAAGAAAACGAGGAAACAAATCGTGTTGAGGGAGGTGGAAATAATCAGGATAAGTATGTAGATGCGACACAAGAAGATGCATCTAGTAAATGTAATACTACTGTTTCTGCTGCCTCAAAAACCGAGAAGTCGGGTGTTGATCAGCTACCAAAAGAATTAcatgaaatgaaaattaaagaTGACAAAAGTAAAACCAACAAAGAAAAG GACATGGAGGCAACTATTGTGAACGGAAATGGAACAGAAACCGGTCAAATTATTACAACGTCTATCGGTGGTCGAGATGGACAGCCAAAGCGG ACAATCTCATACATGGCAGAACGCGTAGTTGGTACCGGCTCTTTTGGTGTTGTTTATCAG GCTAAGTGCGTTGAAACTGGAGAAGCCGTTGCGATTAAGAAAGTCTTACAAGACAAGAGATATAAAAATAGGGAACTCCAAGTTATGCGAATGCTTGAACATACTAATGTTCTTAAACTAAAGCATTGTTTCTACTCAACGGCTGAAAAAGAAGAGGTGTACCTTAACTTAGTGTTGGAGTATGTACCCGAAACTGTCTACAGAGTTTCAAAGCACTATGTCAGGATGCACCAACACATGCCTATACTCTATGTCCAACTATATACTTATCAG ATATGCCGTGGTTTAAATTATATGCACCACGTCGTTGGAGTCTGTCATCGTGACATCAAACCTCAAAATCTATTG GTTAATCCTACGAGTCATCAGTTAAAGATATGTGATTTTGGGAGTGCGAAAATGTTG ATGCCTGGTGAACCCAACATATCATACATATGCTCGCGGTATTATAGAGCTCCTGAGCTTATATTTGGCGCAACCGAATACACAACTGCTATTGATGTTTGGTCTGCTGGCTGTGTTTTGGCTGAGCTTCTTCTAGGACAG CCATTGTTTCCTGGAGAGAGTGGGGTTGATCAGTTGGTAGAGATCATTAAG ATTTTGGGGACACCAACCAGAGAAGAAATAAAGTGCATGAATCCAAATTACACTGAATTCAAATTTCCTCAGATTAAAGCTCACCCATGGCACAAG ATCTTTCACAAAAGTATGCCATCTGAAGCAGTGGATCTTGTATCGAGGATGCTTCAGTATTCGCCAAATCTACGTTGCACTGCT TTGGATGCATGTGCACATTCCTTCTTTGACGATCTTCGGGACCCAAATGTACGCTTACCGAATGGGCAAGAACTTCCCCCTTTGTTTGATTTCACAGCTCAAG AGTTGGCAGGCGCACCCGATGAGTTGCGTCGGCGTCTCATTCCTGAGCATGCAAGGAGTTGA